The proteins below come from a single candidate division WOR-3 bacterium genomic window:
- a CDS encoding secretin N-terminal domain-containing protein has product MKISKNILLLTGIVFLWFLAKVTSAEPVTIKAISWDLLKDYLRITVYCDQTPQITSFALTTPERIVVDFQNTSYHLDDTLITINTSPVINAKVQFLPEEPIIRTRLTVLLDRRAAYKVYRENKMAIIDIDLEKLRPEIKKEDILQEKISIYVKDADVVDLLRMLSRQFGLNIIITPDVKATITVMLNEVPLMQAIDVLVRAADCNYIKYESGIILIKPKAREIPGELESRIYELNYAEATDIEKAIKRALSARGEAEVVYRRVGEGGQSKRASAIIVTDYPEVLDKLATIIAQLDRPTPQVAIEAKFIETSLSSDNMFGINWSLRTALTAAVPTQGEMAIPLKFQEFILGKLNFDQLAAALEIMQTQGKSKLIANPKTITLDNQTAEINMGVSVPLRTVKVDPQTQERTYTWTEKFIPIGLKVTPHVTADSSINMEIEPRVEAITGWQGSPEDMRPVTVRREAKTQVAVKDGEVVVIGGLIKEEESRVRSKIPILGDIPLLGNLLFARTTIKREKSELLIFIIPRIIYQ; this is encoded by the coding sequence ATGAAAATTTCAAAAAACATTTTATTATTAACCGGCATCGTATTTTTATGGTTCCTAGCTAAGGTTACTAGTGCCGAACCGGTGACAATTAAAGCTATATCTTGGGATCTCTTAAAAGATTATTTACGGATTACGGTTTATTGCGACCAAACGCCCCAAATTACTTCGTTTGCCCTAACTACTCCAGAACGCATTGTGGTCGATTTTCAAAACACGAGTTATCACTTAGATGATACCCTTATTACAATCAATACTTCTCCAGTGATTAATGCCAAGGTTCAATTTTTACCCGAAGAACCAATCATCCGAACTCGGCTTACGGTTTTACTTGACCGACGCGCTGCTTATAAGGTTTACCGAGAAAATAAGATGGCCATTATTGATATCGATTTAGAAAAACTTCGGCCGGAGATTAAAAAAGAAGATATCTTACAAGAAAAAATTTCGATTTATGTGAAAGATGCCGATGTCGTTGATCTACTTCGGATGCTTAGTAGACAATTTGGATTAAACATTATTATCACCCCGGATGTGAAAGCGACAATTACCGTGATGCTTAACGAGGTTCCACTGATGCAAGCTATCGATGTTTTGGTGCGTGCTGCGGATTGTAACTATATCAAATATGAATCGGGCATCATTTTAATAAAACCGAAAGCCCGAGAAATTCCTGGTGAGTTAGAATCCCGGATTTATGAACTAAATTATGCTGAGGCCACCGATATTGAAAAAGCAATTAAACGTGCGCTATCAGCCCGCGGTGAGGCTGAAGTAGTATATCGGCGGGTTGGTGAGGGGGGTCAGTCAAAACGAGCATCAGCTATTATTGTTACCGATTATCCGGAAGTATTAGATAAACTAGCGACAATTATTGCCCAACTAGACCGTCCAACGCCGCAGGTTGCTATTGAGGCCAAATTTATCGAGACGAGCCTTTCTTCAGATAATATGTTTGGAATCAATTGGTCCTTACGGACAGCGCTAACAGCGGCTGTGCCTACACAGGGCGAGATGGCGATACCGCTTAAGTTTCAAGAGTTTATTTTAGGTAAATTAAATTTTGATCAGCTGGCTGCTGCCTTAGAAATTATGCAGACGCAAGGCAAGTCAAAGCTAATTGCCAACCCCAAGACTATTACTTTAGATAATCAAACCGCGGAAATCAACATGGGAGTCTCGGTACCGTTACGGACGGTCAAGGTTGACCCGCAGACCCAGGAACGGACTTATACCTGGACGGAGAAATTTATTCCAATTGGCCTAAAAGTTACACCACATGTAACCGCGGATAGTTCAATAAATATGGAGATTGAACCGCGTGTGGAAGCGATTACTGGTTGGCAAGGTTCGCCAGAAGATATGAGACCAGTTACAGTGCGACGAGAAGCTAAGACCCAAGTTGCGGTAAAAGACGGCGAGGTTGTGGTGATTGGCGGGTTAATTAAAGAAGAAGAGAGTCGAGTGCGCAGCAAAATTCCGATCCTAGGAGATATCCCCTTGTTAGGCAATTTACTATTTGCAAGAACTACTATAAAGCGAGAAAAGAGTGAACTACTTATTTTTATTATCCCCAGGATTATCTATCAATAG
- a CDS encoding prepilin peptidase, translating into MPVIIFIFGLIIGSFLNVCIYRIPRGISIVYPGSHCPYCKKPIKPYDNIPVISYLILRGRCRYCQAKIFWRYPFVELLTAALFVLLYLKFGLGLDLIKYILFTALIIICGFIDLDFQIIPNSITLPGIILGLLLNYRQEGYVKEILGGTVICAGILWIFRALGMWIRKQEMMGLGDIKLAAMIGAFLGLSKGLLSLFIGVFLGILVWTILIVLRVKTRRDPIPFGFFMAIGCLLAVFWGEIIVRWYWGLFKLNY; encoded by the coding sequence ATGCCAGTAATTATTTTCATTTTCGGGCTCATTATTGGCAGCTTTTTAAACGTCTGTATCTATCGGATCCCCCGGGGTATTTCCATTGTCTATCCCGGATCGCATTGCCCATACTGTAAAAAGCCGATTAAACCTTATGATAATATTCCCGTAATAAGTTATTTAATTCTCCGAGGGAGATGCCGCTATTGTCAAGCGAAAATTTTCTGGCGTTATCCGTTCGTCGAATTATTAACGGCTGCTTTATTTGTTTTACTCTATTTAAAGTTCGGACTAGGGTTAGACCTTATAAAATATATACTGTTTACAGCGCTCATAATAATCTGTGGATTTATTGACCTTGATTTTCAAATAATTCCCAATTCAATCACCCTGCCTGGCATCATCCTAGGATTGCTGTTAAATTATCGCCAAGAAGGCTATGTGAAAGAAATTTTGGGCGGAACTGTAATATGTGCCGGAATTTTATGGATATTTCGAGCCCTTGGTATGTGGATTAGAAAACAAGAGATGATGGGACTTGGTGACATAAAATTAGCCGCAATGATTGGGGCGTTTTTAGGACTAAGCAAAGGCTTACTTTCCCTATTTATTGGGGTCTTTTTAGGAATTTTGGTTTGGACCATTCTTATCGTATTGCGAGTAAAGACGCGTCGAGATCCAATTCCATTCGGGTTTTTTATGGCAATTGGATGTCTTCTGGCAGTATTTTGGGGTGAGATAATTGTCAGATGGTATTGGGGGCTATTTAAATTGAATTACTAA
- a CDS encoding flavodoxin family protein, with translation MGVKKSKDIHILGLVGSPRKNHHTDILVQAVLNGAYQAGAQVTKIYLNDLRINPCQACFKHPYPKYCFFNDGMNKLYKFFETVDGVVLGTPAYYETISSQTKLMIDRCNCLSMITRIDNKKILFTRRIKKPKLGVFIWVADCSTNLPNALWGIKRWLADVNLSLFQTITFLHSERYTKPPQKLQKTAEKVGKLLVGRIKAISNSI, from the coding sequence ATGGGAGTAAAAAAATCGAAAGATATTCACATTTTAGGCTTAGTGGGTAGCCCTCGAAAAAATCACCATACTGATATTCTCGTTCAAGCGGTCCTTAATGGCGCATATCAGGCTGGCGCACAAGTTACAAAAATCTATCTTAATGATCTGAGAATAAACCCCTGCCAAGCGTGTTTTAAACATCCTTATCCAAAATATTGTTTTTTTAACGACGGTATGAATAAACTGTATAAATTCTTTGAAACTGTCGATGGGGTTGTTTTAGGAACCCCAGCTTATTACGAGACAATTTCAAGTCAGACCAAATTGATGATCGACCGATGTAATTGCTTATCAATGATCACCAGAATAGATAATAAAAAAATACTGTTTACCAGAAGAATCAAAAAACCAAAGCTAGGTGTGTTCATCTGGGTTGCTGATTGTTCAACTAATCTTCCTAATGCCTTATGGGGAATCAAGCGGTGGTTAGCTGATGTAAATTTATCACTTTTCCAAACGATAACATTTCTTCATTCGGAACGATATACAAAACCACCTCAAAAATTGCAAAAGACAGCAGAAAAAGTCGGGAAATTGCTAGTAGGGAGAATAAAAGCTATTAGTAATTCAATTTAA
- the pilO gene encoding type 4a pilus biogenesis protein PilO, whose translation MEILKRRVLLGGILGLVIITIIFVVVFYRPHFQNRAKISREIFNLKKEIKENEAMIKDIPRLRSQVIALEDSNRLFMSKIVPRSEILSVVRNVVNIGSRYNLTFTEIRPPGLDTIIEPDNPKLPLKSIPFVFTFQGRFYDAMRFMDALANEPYFVRTPEIEIVARNDLRPQLEIKLLVNFYVSGLVAR comes from the coding sequence ATGGAAATTCTAAAACGCCGGGTACTTTTGGGCGGAATCTTAGGGCTTGTAATAATCACAATTATCTTTGTGGTGGTATTTTATCGCCCCCACTTTCAAAACCGAGCCAAAATCAGTAGGGAAATTTTTAATCTGAAAAAAGAGATAAAAGAGAACGAAGCGATGATTAAAGATATCCCCCGGTTACGCAGTCAGGTTATTGCTTTAGAAGATAGTAATCGGTTGTTTATGAGTAAAATCGTCCCTCGTTCTGAGATCCTATCCGTAGTGCGTAATGTCGTCAATATTGGGAGTAGATATAACTTAACCTTTACCGAAATTCGACCACCGGGCTTAGATACAATTATTGAGCCGGACAATCCAAAGTTACCTTTAAAGTCGATTCCATTTGTCTTCACTTTTCAGGGACGCTTCTATGATGCGATGCGGTTTATGGATGCTTTAGCCAATGAGCCGTATTTTGTGCGCACTCCAGAGATTGAAATTGTAGCCCGTAACGACCTTCGACCACAATTAGAGATTAAATTATTAGTAAATTTTTATGTCTCAGGACTAGTTGCCAGGTAG
- a CDS encoding saccharopine dehydrogenase C-terminal domain-containing protein, producing MKVALLGCGAQGQAIAFDLAHNNHQVIAIDREPNVYGSLKKFPKRITNNITTKTCDVEDKHKLLPIIKDADLLISALPGRYGKHVWGFALEVKKNLVDISYTDEDPFSWHREAQKRAIKIVVDAGFAPGLSNILVGNAYRTLASIEEIKIYTGGLPQKPKLPLRYSLTWSLEDLIEEYTRPARIVQNYKIIKVPALSGVETLEVPRIGKVECFYTDGLRTLLKTIKNVKNLEEKTIRYPGHAALISELLNYGYPYHKKSNRVMPKDFIVTFLRNHLTTNSVQDCSILTIKIKTRHKCQTYFCLDFYDKHTKITSMARLTGFTASIVAQHLNRYNRVGVVPPEYFGMDPELYEIFLKEFTRRKINIKISGEWIK from the coding sequence ATGAAAGTTGCTTTATTAGGTTGCGGGGCCCAAGGCCAAGCAATTGCTTTTGACCTGGCCCATAATAATCATCAAGTTATAGCTATTGACCGAGAACCCAATGTTTATGGTTCGCTTAAAAAATTCCCGAAGCGAATTACTAATAATATCACAACGAAAACTTGCGATGTTGAAGATAAACACAAATTACTTCCAATAATTAAAGACGCCGATCTGCTTATCTCAGCGCTACCCGGTCGGTATGGAAAGCACGTCTGGGGGTTTGCTCTTGAGGTTAAAAAAAATTTAGTCGATATTTCTTATACTGACGAGGACCCATTCTCATGGCATCGTGAAGCACAAAAAAGAGCTATAAAAATTGTGGTTGATGCTGGATTTGCACCGGGTCTATCTAATATTCTTGTCGGCAATGCCTATCGCACGTTAGCATCAATAGAGGAGATAAAAATCTATACCGGTGGATTGCCCCAGAAACCGAAGTTGCCATTACGATATAGCCTAACCTGGTCACTAGAAGATTTAATCGAAGAATATACGAGACCAGCTCGAATAGTCCAGAATTATAAAATTATTAAAGTTCCAGCACTATCCGGCGTGGAAACCCTAGAAGTTCCTCGAATTGGAAAAGTAGAATGTTTTTATACTGATGGATTAAGAACACTTCTTAAAACAATTAAAAATGTTAAAAACCTGGAAGAAAAAACAATTCGTTATCCTGGTCATGCAGCATTAATTAGCGAATTATTAAATTATGGGTATCCTTACCATAAGAAATCTAATCGAGTGATGCCTAAAGATTTTATAGTTACTTTTTTAAGAAACCACCTGACTACTAATAGTGTTCAGGACTGTTCGATTCTTACAATCAAAATAAAAACTCGCCACAAATGTCAAACGTACTTTTGTTTGGATTTTTATGACAAACACACAAAAATTACTTCGATGGCCCGGCTTACTGGATTTACCGCCTCAATAGTTGCCCAACACCTTAATCGTTATAACCGTGTCGGAGTTGTACCCCCAGAATATTTCGGAATGGATCCCGAACTTTATGAAATTTTTTTAAAAGAGTTTACAAGGCGAAAAATTAATATAAAAATATCTGGGGAATGGATAAAATAA
- a CDS encoding prepilin-type N-terminal cleavage/methylation domain-containing protein, translated as MLVRVISKIFKSNQKGVTLVELIVVVLIIGILGTVAYRTIDATSYQAKFEKTKKEMLDIVKAIVGNPDLVSEGRRIDFGYVGDMGQLPPSISSLINNEGGNWHGPYFTGRFLEDTVGIKLDEWGKPYHYSPESLIIVSAGGGKQRLTVKIADTITDLLANEVIGTITDISGAPPASYAPYFLVKLTVPRNGELIDYEIRPRSDGYFAFSPPTYPVPIGYHRLIVYKQYGFPDSIVKWVAVTPRSRAIVDFKFPTGFHSNLKYVVGSAVAYGHPDPNNVGFRIFNAGDTALLESLTLVYLDTTAFYEEIEYEGNNIWRCPTAPIDRARVGEEIYFTTPVYIPPNGVGRFDLKNFKDDEYAHPGHEVGLQGRRLIIKFSDGSVIDFQL; from the coding sequence ATGCTTGTTCGAGTAATTTCTAAAATTTTTAAAAGTAACCAAAAAGGGGTTACGCTAGTTGAACTTATTGTCGTAGTCTTAATTATTGGAATTTTAGGCACAGTAGCCTATCGTACAATTGATGCCACCTCCTACCAAGCCAAGTTTGAAAAAACTAAAAAAGAGATGCTTGATATCGTTAAGGCAATCGTTGGCAATCCGGATTTGGTTTCTGAAGGCCGCCGGATTGATTTTGGTTATGTGGGCGATATGGGCCAATTACCTCCAAGCATTAGTTCTTTGATTAATAATGAGGGTGGTAATTGGCACGGGCCTTATTTTACTGGCCGGTTTTTAGAAGATACGGTTGGCATAAAACTTGATGAATGGGGTAAGCCTTATCATTATAGTCCGGAAAGTTTAATTATCGTGAGCGCCGGTGGTGGTAAGCAACGTTTGACCGTAAAGATTGCCGATACGATTACAGATTTATTGGCCAATGAAGTTATCGGCACGATTACCGATATTAGCGGTGCCCCACCAGCCAGCTATGCGCCTTATTTTTTAGTAAAACTAACAGTGCCTCGCAATGGCGAGTTAATTGATTATGAAATTAGACCGCGCAGTGATGGTTATTTTGCGTTCTCACCGCCAACTTATCCGGTTCCAATTGGTTATCACCGGCTAATTGTTTATAAACAATATGGGTTTCCGGACTCAATTGTGAAATGGGTTGCCGTGACACCCCGTTCGCGGGCGATCGTTGATTTTAAATTCCCTACTGGATTTCATAGTAATTTGAAATATGTTGTCGGCAGTGCGGTTGCCTATGGGCATCCCGATCCGAATAATGTTGGTTTTCGGATATTTAATGCCGGCGATACTGCACTACTAGAGTCGTTGACTTTAGTCTATTTAGATACCACGGCGTTTTATGAAGAGATTGAATATGAAGGCAACAATATTTGGCGATGCCCGACCGCACCAATTGATCGAGCCCGAGTTGGTGAGGAGATTTATTTTACAACTCCAGTGTATATTCCACCTAATGGAGTTGGTCGATTTGATCTAAAAAACTTTAAAGATGATGAATATGCCCATCCTGGCCATGAAGTTGGACTTCAAGGACGACGATTGATTATTAAATTTAGCGATGGATCGGTTATTGATTTTCAGTTATAA
- a CDS encoding metallopeptidase TldD-related protein yields the protein MEELLKMAQKKADQVELFILDQKFNEVSFENAQLHEIATSYQSGVSLRIIKDKKLGFAYTRNLINPDELVQNALSSLVGNVPAEYELPATDQKDLPQLNTYDSTIEKISNAQIVSECQRLCEILKPTGAEVFIWAFATENNLRILNHRGTDLKTKSSMFGIGAKLTFPGSAAGIYRTWFAKKFEPMPENLINELITLYQKGLKEIKITPGKMKVLFMPNDLYALNWRIMSGTSGKSIYEKISPIAEKIGEKIFSEKITIFDDPHDDRYPDARAFDDEGVATQKLTLIEAGVLKSFYYDLNYAQKMATKSTGHGYRRGQWASDSIAIKPNPNLEHLRYKPGDKTINEIIDSIDRGIIIEGVLGAHSGNIPNGDFAIGANPALYVEKGEIIGQVKDVMVAGNIYELFKNVLEVSKDTYLSYSGVMPGILFEQVTVATK from the coding sequence ATGGAAGAACTTTTAAAAATGGCTCAGAAAAAAGCTGACCAGGTCGAGCTATTCATTCTTGACCAGAAATTTAATGAGGTATCATTTGAAAACGCGCAACTGCATGAAATTGCCACAAGCTATCAATCAGGGGTCAGCCTGCGAATTATTAAAGATAAAAAATTGGGATTTGCCTATACCCGTAATTTAATTAATCCCGATGAGCTCGTTCAAAATGCTTTAAGTTCTCTTGTCGGAAATGTCCCAGCGGAATACGAATTACCGGCGACCGATCAAAAAGACCTACCGCAACTTAATACCTATGACTCAACCATTGAAAAAATTTCTAATGCTCAAATTGTTAGTGAGTGCCAAAGGCTATGTGAAATTTTAAAACCAACTGGCGCTGAGGTTTTCATCTGGGCCTTTGCGACTGAAAATAACCTTCGAATCCTTAATCATCGCGGAACCGACCTAAAAACCAAATCCAGTATGTTTGGTATCGGAGCTAAGTTAACTTTCCCCGGAAGCGCTGCCGGTATTTACCGAACCTGGTTTGCTAAAAAATTCGAACCGATGCCGGAAAATCTTATCAATGAGCTTATCACCCTTTACCAAAAAGGCCTTAAAGAAATAAAGATTACCCCAGGCAAAATGAAGGTACTGTTTATGCCTAATGATTTATATGCGCTTAATTGGCGAATAATGAGTGGCACCAGTGGTAAAAGCATCTATGAAAAAATCTCCCCTATTGCTGAAAAAATCGGCGAAAAAATATTCTCGGAAAAAATCACCATATTTGACGATCCGCATGATGATCGCTATCCGGATGCTCGAGCATTTGATGACGAAGGAGTGGCTACTCAAAAATTAACCTTAATTGAGGCTGGAGTGCTAAAATCCTTTTACTACGATTTAAATTACGCGCAAAAGATGGCAACCAAGTCTACTGGACACGGTTATCGACGCGGTCAATGGGCAAGCGATAGTATTGCCATTAAACCGAACCCGAATTTAGAACATCTACGCTACAAACCCGGCGACAAAACCATTAATGAAATCATTGATTCCATCGACCGGGGTATAATTATCGAAGGAGTTCTTGGAGCTCATAGTGGTAATATCCCTAACGGTGATTTTGCAATTGGGGCTAACCCGGCATTATATGTTGAGAAGGGTGAAATCATTGGGCAAGTAAAGGATGTGATGGTAGCTGGTAATATTTACGAGCTTTTTAAAAATGTGCTAGAAGTAAGTAAAGACACTTATCTGAGTTACTCAGGGGTAATGCCCGGCATTCTTTTCGAGCAAGTAACCGTGGCTACTAAGTAA
- the pilM gene encoding pilus assembly protein PilM, whose protein sequence is MFGRLQVKGKSILAIDIGSSAIKYIKFSGGKIVDYGVREIAEVFDIPSILKELSSDFTVDQILSFVSGPAVSIRHVPFPRMSTRELRDAIYLRLDRYSPFTADEAILDFTVTSDVREAGVIRDNVAIIAARRDIVSEHVATFKKAGLEPTTISVVPLALASAVRKYGRLRANEVVCVIDIGSQFTNLVFIRNQRLDLTRTLTIASNAITESMTVPLATEYGELSLNAREAEEYKRQYGIPAPDSTETLPSGIPVRYLRMLQEPVLARLVAEINRSIDYYRREFTVPAINRVILCGGGACMKNIREYLESNLGVTTELFDPFKIHNLYRRDRPFTENLGLRLVAVLGVLAEPPAINLLPRELKARRQYRTDIAVVTTLAILVIPALLIINFLLALQTNLKRRERESYARRLKSLEVMNAEYYDLKNDISELQNKLKSLRGVVGDESKVIPVLRELSFIVPENIQLNTFSLTSQRGIKMSGIVSGSLFSLDLDLTQFMMNLEASPYFKNVKLVNKSRKSFGTETVLDFELSGELETSTK, encoded by the coding sequence ATGTTTGGCCGATTGCAAGTAAAAGGTAAAAGCATCTTAGCGATTGATATTGGTTCCTCAGCTATTAAGTACATAAAATTTTCCGGTGGGAAAATTGTTGATTACGGAGTCCGAGAAATCGCTGAGGTTTTTGATATCCCGAGTATCTTAAAAGAATTGTCATCAGATTTTACCGTAGACCAGATTTTAAGTTTTGTCTCCGGGCCAGCGGTCAGTATCCGTCATGTTCCATTTCCTCGGATGAGTACTCGAGAACTCCGTGATGCCATTTATCTGCGTCTTGACCGCTATTCACCGTTCACTGCCGATGAAGCGATTTTAGATTTCACAGTAACCTCAGATGTCCGCGAAGCTGGTGTAATACGAGATAATGTGGCAATTATTGCTGCCCGTCGGGACATTGTTTCAGAACATGTAGCAACTTTTAAGAAAGCCGGACTTGAGCCCACTACAATTTCTGTGGTACCGTTGGCTTTGGCTAGTGCTGTTAGAAAATACGGTCGGTTGCGAGCCAATGAGGTAGTATGTGTAATTGATATCGGCTCACAATTTACCAATCTAGTATTTATCCGCAATCAACGGTTAGACTTAACCCGAACTCTAACAATTGCCAGCAATGCGATTACCGAGAGTATGACCGTGCCCTTAGCTACAGAATATGGGGAGTTATCACTAAACGCCCGAGAAGCCGAAGAATATAAGCGTCAATACGGTATCCCGGCCCCAGATAGTACTGAGACCTTACCATCCGGTATTCCAGTTCGGTACCTCCGTATGCTTCAGGAACCAGTGTTAGCTCGGCTTGTTGCCGAAATCAACCGCAGTATCGATTATTATCGTCGCGAGTTTACAGTGCCGGCAATCAATCGCGTAATTCTCTGTGGAGGTGGTGCTTGTATGAAGAATATTCGAGAATATCTCGAGTCTAATCTGGGAGTTACCACCGAACTTTTTGATCCTTTTAAGATCCATAACTTATATCGGCGTGACCGGCCCTTCACCGAAAATTTGGGTTTGCGGCTTGTTGCTGTGCTTGGAGTTCTGGCCGAGCCACCGGCAATTAATCTTTTACCCCGAGAGTTAAAAGCCCGACGGCAGTATCGGACTGATATCGCCGTGGTCACCACTTTAGCGATTCTAGTAATTCCGGCCCTCTTGATTATTAACTTTTTATTAGCCCTACAAACCAACCTAAAACGGCGCGAGCGGGAAAGTTATGCCCGGCGACTAAAGTCATTAGAGGTTATGAATGCTGAATATTACGACCTAAAAAATGACATTAGCGAACTCCAGAATAAATTAAAATCATTAAGAGGTGTGGTTGGCGATGAAAGCAAAGTGATCCCGGTGCTCCGGGAGTTAAGTTTCATTGTACCGGAAAATATTCAACTAAATACTTTTTCTCTAACTAGTCAACGGGGCATAAAAATGTCTGGTATTGTAAGTGGTAGTCTTTTTTCATTAGATTTAGACCTAACTCAGTTTATGATGAATCTCGAGGCATCGCCGTATTTTAAAAATGTTAAGTTAGTAAATAAGTCGCGCAAGTCGTTTGGCACGGAAACAGTATTAGATTTTGAATTATCTGGAGAATTAGAAACATCAACTAAATAG
- the guaA gene encoding glutamine-hydrolyzing GMP synthase, translating into MDKIIIIDFGGQYSHLIARRIRELGVYAEIKPPTITSRDILNDSDIKGIIFSGGAASVTEKNSPKCDKNLLNLGIPILGICYGHHLISFLDNGQVIQGEFGEYGLAQLFIKGDSLLFRGLREKQNVWMNHRDFVIKLPSGYSTTASTKYSKIAAFENSERKIYGVQFHPEVTHTENGKQILKNFVFEICEAKANWRSRDIIALIKDEIKNIIGDRKALIGLSGGVDSSTAAILVKEVIGDRLLALYVDSGLMRAGETEFVVNAFAKFDLNLRIISAQEKFFSALRGITEPEDKRKIIGKLFIDIFEKVARKENIDILIQGTIYSDRIESGVTKHSATIKSHHNVGGLPEKISLEIYEPLRNLYKDEVRKIARRLGLTNEIIKRHVFPGPGLAIRVLGEVTPKKVTIVRQATQIIEEELKKFGLYEKVWMAFAVLLPIRSVGIQGDARTYKYPIVVRIVQSQDAMTANFVKIPYNILEQIATRITNEIGEVNRVVYDITNKPPATMEWE; encoded by the coding sequence ATGGATAAAATAATTATTATAGATTTTGGCGGTCAGTATTCGCATCTTATTGCCCGTCGCATTCGAGAATTGGGTGTTTATGCTGAAATAAAGCCCCCAACCATAACCTCCCGAGATATTTTAAATGATTCAGATATTAAAGGTATTATCTTTTCGGGTGGTGCCGCATCAGTTACCGAAAAAAATTCACCGAAATGTGATAAAAACCTCCTTAACTTGGGAATCCCAATTTTAGGAATATGTTACGGCCACCACTTAATTAGCTTCTTAGACAATGGTCAAGTCATTCAGGGTGAGTTTGGTGAATACGGGCTGGCTCAATTATTTATTAAGGGCGACTCGCTACTCTTCAGGGGCCTAAGGGAAAAGCAAAACGTTTGGATGAATCACCGTGATTTTGTGATAAAATTACCATCGGGCTATTCAACTACTGCAAGTACTAAATACTCTAAAATTGCTGCTTTTGAAAATTCTGAGCGAAAAATCTATGGTGTACAATTTCACCCCGAAGTTACTCACACCGAAAACGGCAAACAAATTCTTAAGAATTTTGTCTTTGAAATCTGTGAGGCCAAAGCCAATTGGCGATCTCGTGATATAATTGCACTAATTAAGGACGAAATTAAAAATATAATCGGCGACCGGAAGGCCCTCATTGGATTATCCGGCGGGGTTGATTCCTCAACAGCAGCTATTTTAGTCAAAGAAGTTATTGGTGATAGGCTATTAGCTTTATATGTTGATAGTGGTCTAATGCGTGCCGGTGAAACCGAATTTGTTGTTAATGCTTTCGCAAAATTTGATCTCAATCTTAGAATTATCTCGGCACAAGAAAAATTTTTTTCAGCACTACGAGGTATAACAGAACCTGAAGATAAACGAAAAATTATTGGTAAACTCTTCATCGATATATTCGAGAAGGTGGCGCGTAAAGAAAATATTGATATATTAATTCAAGGAACAATTTATTCAGATCGAATCGAAAGTGGTGTTACAAAACACTCGGCAACAATTAAGTCTCATCACAATGTTGGAGGATTACCCGAGAAAATATCATTAGAAATTTATGAGCCATTAAGAAATCTGTACAAAGATGAAGTTCGAAAAATTGCCCGTCGGCTCGGGTTAACAAATGAAATTATTAAACGCCATGTCTTTCCGGGACCAGGCCTGGCAATTCGAGTGTTGGGAGAAGTGACCCCCAAAAAGGTGACAATTGTCCGGCAAGCAACTCAAATTATTGAGGAAGAACTAAAAAAGTTTGGACTATATGAGAAAGTCTGGATGGCTTTCGCAGTTCTTTTGCCAATTCGTAGTGTTGGCATTCAAGGTGATGCTCGGACCTATAAATACCCAATAGTTGTCCGAATTGTGCAATCACAAGATGCGATGACTGCTAATTTTGTCAAAATTCCGTATAACATTTTAGAACAAATTGCCACCCGAATAACCAATGAAATCGGTGAAGTCAACCGAGTAGTTTATGATATTACTAATAAACCCCCAGCAACAATGGAATGGGAGTAA